A single genomic interval of Pyrus communis chromosome 5, drPyrComm1.1, whole genome shotgun sequence harbors:
- the LOC137733214 gene encoding arabinogalactan protein 16-like gives MAHCFGFSKALFRVVLVSAIVLFALLSPSAAATPKPSAAAGTPSSAPSSAAAAPAPGSTSDGTSIDQGIAYVLMLVALVLTYLIHPLDASASYNFF, from the exons ATGGCACATTGCTTTGGATTTTCTAAAGCACTTTTTAGAGTTGTTCTAGTCTCTGCAATTGTCTTGTTTGCCCTTCTATCCCCATCTGCTGCTGCCACTCCCAAGCCCTCGGCTGCTGCTGGAACTCCTTCCTCCGCCCCTTCTTCCGCCGCCGCCGCCCCTGCCCCTGGCTCTACCAGTGATG GGACATCAATCGACCAAGGGATTGCATATGTGCTGATGCTAGTGGCTTTGGTGCTGACATACCTCATTCATCCTCTGGACGCATCAGCATCCTACAATTTCTTTTGA
- the LOC137735677 gene encoding uncharacterized protein — MASHSKWESPNHPLYLHHSDQPGAILVPQPLVEDNYNTWVQSMSMALTVKNKLGFVDGTINKPSEDKFEELQQWNRCNNLVKTWLLGSMSKEISGSVINYKNARQMWTDLQERFSHVNIVQLFHVENEIHDCVQSNMSVSSYFTKLKSLWDERDTLCSIPACSYGTKNEMNSYVETQKTMKFLMGLNESYATVRSNTLLLEPLPTVNKAYALVLRHERQAEVSNGKSTQLETAVFAVKNLSREPTPEDKEMRCGKCNKTNHITKNCRAHLKCTFCGWKGHTFDFCRKRKAATETESNRLFSSKGNQVSQSNKQETVPNFPFSHEDCKQILQMLNKNKSSFANQVSNPPSHEELSGPSLGEDDWDRN, encoded by the exons ATGGCCTCTCATTCAAAATGGGAAAGTCCCAACCACCCGCTCTATCTCCACCACTCGGATCAACCTGGTGCAATCCTCGTACCACAACCATTGGTGGAAGACAACTACAACACATGGGTTCAATCCATGAGTATGGCCTTAACGGTCAAGAACaaacttggttttgttgatgggACGATCAACAAACCAAGTGAGGATAAGTTTGAGGAGCTGCAGCAATGGAATCGCTGCAACAACTTGGTCAAGACATGGCTACTAGGCTCCATGTCAAAGGAGATTTCAGGGAGTGTCATCAACTACAAGAATGCTCGACAAATGTGGACCGATCTGCAGGAGAGGTTCTCACATGTGAATATAGTTCAGTTGTTCCATGTTGAGAACGAGATCCATGATTGCGTCCAAAGCAATATGAGTGTAAGTTCTTACTTCACTAAACTTAAAAGTTTATGGGATGAACGTGATACTTTGTGTTCCATTCCAGCATGCAGTTATGGAACAAAGAATGAGATGAACTCATATGTTGAAACTCAGAAAACCATGAAGTTCCTTATGGGACTGAACGAATCGTATGCTACGGTTCGAAGCAATACTCTTCTTCTCGAACCACTGCCTACGGTGAACAAGGCATATGCATTGGTCCTTCGACATGAACGCCAGGCAGAGGTTTCCAATGGGAAAAGCACACAACTAGAAACTGCTGTCTTTGCAGTGAAGAATCTGTCACGAGAACCTACACCTGAAGACAAAGAGATGCGATGTGGAAAGTGCAATAAAACCAATCACATCACCAAAAATTGTCGTGCACATCTCAAGTGCACTTTTTGCGGATGGAAAGGCCACACCTTCGATTTCTGTCGAAAACGGAAAGCAGCCACAGAGACCGAATCCAATCGTCTCTTTTCTTCAAAGGGCAATCAAGTTTCACAAAGTAACAAGCAAGAGACAGTGCCTAATTTCCCGTTCTCTCATGAGGACTGCAAGCAAATCCTTCAGATGTTGAACAAGAACAAATCATCATTTGCCAATCAAGTCAGTAATCCTCCTAGTCATGAAGAACTTTCAG GACCTTCGctcggggaagatgattgggacagGAACTGA